A window of Streptomyces broussonetiae genomic DNA:
GGCCGAGCTGCGCGGCCACGGCCTTCGACGTGCTCGACTTGCCCGTGCCGGAGGGGCCGTCGATCGCGACGATCACGGGCTTGGCGGTCGGGGCGGCGCCGTTTTCCACGGAGGAACACCTTCCTGGTGCGGTGTGGGCGGGGTGCGGGGAGCGAGAGCGCCCTGCACAAGGTTACTGGGTGCGGGTCACTCGTCCGGACGCGTGCGCGCCCCCGGTACCCGCGCCCGGTACCGGGAGCCCCGCCGATCCACCGCCTGGAGCCCCGCCGGCCCCCGTGCCGGGTGCCCTACCGGCGCAGCGCCCAGCCCTGCTCCCGCAGTGCCTTCTTCAGTACGTCCGCCGCCCTGGGCTCGACGGAGAGCTGCATCAGACCGGCCTGCTGCCCGGTCGCGTGCTCGATGCGGACGTCCTCGATGTTGACCCCGGCCCGTCCCGCGTCGGCGAAGATGCGGGCCAGCTGGCCGGGCTGGTCGTCGATGAGTACGACGACGGTCTCGTACACGCGCGGCGCGCTGCCGTGCTTGCCGGGCACCCGCACCTGGCCCGCGTTGCCGCGGCGCAGCACGTCCCGGATGCCGGCGGTGCCCTCGTGCCGCTTGGCCTCGTCGGCGGACTGCAGGGCACGCAGGGCTTCGACGGTCTCGTCGAGGTCGGCGGCGACGTCGGCGAGCAGGTCGGCGACCGGGCCCGGGTTGGCGGACAGGATGTCGATCCACATGCGCGGGTCGGAGGCGGCGATCCGGGTCACGTCCCGGATGCCCTGCCCGCACAGCCGTACGGCGGCCTCCTCGGCGTGCTCCAGGCGCGCGGCGACCATGCTGGACACCAGGTGGGGCATGTGGGAGACGAGGGCCACGGCGCGGTCGTGGGCGTCGGCGTCCATCACGACCGGGACGGCCCGGCAGTGCGAGACCAGCTCCAGGGCGAGGTTCAGCACCTCGGTGTCGGTGTCCCGGGTCGGGGTGAGCACCCAGGGGCGGCCCTCGAAGAGATCACCGGTCGCGGCCAGCGGGCCGGACTTCTCGCGGCCGGACATGGGATGGGTGCCGAGGTACCTCGACATCAGGGACGGATCCAGGCCGAGCGCCTCCAGCTCGCGGCGCGGGCCGCCCTTGACGCTGGCCACGTCGATGTAGCCACGGGCCAGACCGCGGCGCATGGCGTCGGCGAGCACACCGGCCACGTGCGCCGGCGGTGCCGCCACGATCGCCAGGTCGACCGGGCCCTCGGGAGCCTCGTCGGTACCGGCGCCCAGCGCGGCGGCGGTACGGGCCTGCTCGGGGTCGTGGTCGTCGAGGTGGACGATGACGCCGCGCTGGACGAGGGCCAGGGCGGCGGAGGTGCCGATCAGGCCGGTGCCGATGACGAGTGCCGTTCTCACTGGGCGATGTCCTTGCGCAGGGCGGCCGCGGCGCCCAGGTAGACGTGGTTGATGTCGGCGCGGGGCGTGTCGGTCTCGATGTGGGCGAGGATGCGCACGACCCGGGGCATGGCGCCCGCTATGTCCAGTTCCTGGGCGCAGATCAGGGGGACGTCGACGATGCCGAGCTTGCGGGCGGCGGCCGCCGGGAAGTCGCTGTGCAGATCGGGGGTGGCCGTGAACCAGATGCTGATGAGGTCGTCGGCACTCAGCCCGTTGCGCTCCAGCACGGCGGTGAGCAGGGCCCCGACCTGCTCGTCCATGTGCCCGGCCTCGTCCCGCTCCAGTTGGACGGCCCCACGGACCGCTCGTACCGCCACGGCGCTGCTCCTTGCTGACGTGCGGATCTGATGTTGGTCCGTCCAGCGTAGTCAGCCGGTGCGGGCCGGGCGCACGGCGCCCGATCACTGAGACGATGCGGAACATCCGTTGTGCACTGATTTCGACCTGTACGGAGGCCGGCATGACCGAGGACGTGAGGCGGCGGACGGTTCTGGTGACGGGCGCCGCCGTGGCCCTGGCCGTACCCGTGACGGCGTGCGGCAGCAGCACCACCTCCAAGGGCACGACCAGCGTGTCCCTGGGCAGGACCACCGAGATCCCGGAGGGCGGCGGCAGGATCTTCAAGGACCAGAAGGTCGTCGTCACCCAGCCGTCCAAGGGTGACTTCAAGGCCTTCTCCGCGATCTGTACGCACGAGGGCTGCACCGTGAGCCGGGTCGCGGACGGCACCATCGACTGCCCGTGTCACGGCAGCAGGTTCCACATCGCCGACGGCTCGGTGGCCCATGGCCCGGCGGCCCGTCCGCTGCCCGCGAAGTCGATCAGGGTGGAGAACAATACGATCAAACTGACGTGAGGGTCCGCGTACGCTCCCGGCATGCGGCCCGAAACCCTGGTACGTGACCACACCGTCTACGCCTGTGTCATGGGGTCACGGGCGTTCGGCCTGGCCACGGACGCGAGCGACACCGACCGGCGGGGAGTGTTCCTCGTCCCCACCCCCCTGTTCTGGCGGTTCGACAAGCCGCCGACGCATGTGGAGGGGCCGGGCGAGGAGCAGTTCTCCTGGGAGCTGGAGCGGTTCTGCGAGCTGGCGCTGCGCGGCAATCCGAACATCCTGGAGTGTCTGCACTCCCCGCTGGTGGAGCAGGTGGACGACACGGGCCGGGAGCTGCTGTCCCTGCGCGGCGCCTTCCTCTCCCGGCGGGCGTACGACACCTTCACCCGCTACGCCCTCGGCCAGCGCAGGAAGCTCGACGCCGACATCCGTACGACGGGCGCCCCGCGCTGGAAGCACGCCATGCACCTGCTGCGGCTGCAGACGTCCGCGCGTGACCTGCTGCGCACGGGCGAGCTGCGCATCGACGTCGGCGACCAGCGCGAGCCGCTGCTCGCGGTGAAGCGCGGCGAGGTCCCCTGGGCGCGGGTGGAGGCCCGGATGGCACGGCTGGCGGCGCAGACGGAGCAGAGCCTGCACCGCACCCCGCTGCCCCCGGAGCCGGACACCGCCCGTGTGTCCGACTTCCTGTTCCGGGTACGCCGGGACTCAGCCCTGCAGGCGTACGCGGACCACGAAGTCGTGCAGGGCGTCGTACGCGCCGGGGGCGTCGGGCAGGACTGAGACGGCCTGGGCCTCGTCGAGCACGGTGTGCAGCCGCTCCACGTCGGCCTCCACGCGCGCGTGTCCGACGCCGGCCCTCCCGTGCTCCCGTTCCGCCTTGGCGGCTATCAGCTCGGGCAGATAGCCGGGGGCCTCGGCCTCGTCCAGCAGGGTGGGCAGATGGGCCTGGACCTCACCGCTGCGCATGAGGTGGATGCCGGTGAGCAGCACGCGGAACGTGTAGAGCAGCGGCTTGAGTTCGCCGGTCTTCTCGAACAGCCGCCACTGGGTCACCGCGAACCCCCGGTAGTGGTGGGCGTGATGGCTGGTGAGGACCCCGGGTGCCAGCGCGGCCAGCTCCCGGTGGGTGTCGCCGGTGTGCACGACCAGGGGCGAGAGCAGCTGCTCCAGTACATAGCCGTTGCGGCGGAGCATCAGCCGTACGAACTTGCGCAGGTCGTGGGTGACGAGGTCCAGCTCGACACCGAACCGCACCCAGGCCCGCGAGCGGGTCTCCTCCGGCTCGCGCAGTCCGACGAGGTCGGCGGCGGGCAGCAGATGGACGCCGCGCAGATCGACGTCCGAGTCCTGCGAGGGGAAGCCGTAGAGGTGGGCTCCGGAGACGGTCGCGAACAGCAGCGGATCGGGCTGTTCCGCGACCACGGGCGCGAGGTCGAGGTCTTCGATCATGGGTCCAAGCGTCCCAGAGCACTCCCAGCGCCAACAGGTCTCCCCGGTACCCGATCCGCCCGGACCGGTCGGCGGGCCGGGCGTCCGCGCGCTGTTCGTCGCTCAGGCCGGGGGCGCGGCCGCTGCGCGGCATCCGACGGCGCCTCCTTTGCCGTCACCACGACGACAAAGGAGGGGCGGTGATCACCGCAGGGCAATCCCCTACAGCTCGACTTCCTTCATCAGCATCCCGACCTCGGTGTTGGACAGCCGGCGCAGCCAGCCCGACTTCTGGTCGCCCAGGGTGATGGGGCCG
This region includes:
- a CDS encoding prephenate dehydrogenase; this translates as MRTALVIGTGLIGTSAALALVQRGVIVHLDDHDPEQARTAAALGAGTDEAPEGPVDLAIVAAPPAHVAGVLADAMRRGLARGYIDVASVKGGPRRELEALGLDPSLMSRYLGTHPMSGREKSGPLAATGDLFEGRPWVLTPTRDTDTEVLNLALELVSHCRAVPVVMDADAHDRAVALVSHMPHLVSSMVAARLEHAEEAAVRLCGQGIRDVTRIAASDPRMWIDILSANPGPVADLLADVAADLDETVEALRALQSADEAKRHEGTAGIRDVLRRGNAGQVRVPGKHGSAPRVYETVVVLIDDQPGQLARIFADAGRAGVNIEDVRIEHATGQQAGLMQLSVEPRAADVLKKALREQGWALRR
- a CDS encoding nucleotidyltransferase domain-containing protein, with protein sequence MRPETLVRDHTVYACVMGSRAFGLATDASDTDRRGVFLVPTPLFWRFDKPPTHVEGPGEEQFSWELERFCELALRGNPNILECLHSPLVEQVDDTGRELLSLRGAFLSRRAYDTFTRYALGQRRKLDADIRTTGAPRWKHAMHLLRLQTSARDLLRTGELRIDVGDQREPLLAVKRGEVPWARVEARMARLAAQTEQSLHRTPLPPEPDTARVSDFLFRVRRDSALQAYADHEVVQGVVRAGGVGQD
- a CDS encoding nucleotidyltransferase domain-containing protein — its product is MIEDLDLAPVVAEQPDPLLFATVSGAHLYGFPSQDSDVDLRGVHLLPAADLVGLREPEETRSRAWVRFGVELDLVTHDLRKFVRLMLRRNGYVLEQLLSPLVVHTGDTHRELAALAPGVLTSHHAHHYRGFAVTQWRLFEKTGELKPLLYTFRVLLTGIHLMRSGEVQAHLPTLLDEAEAPGYLPELIAAKAEREHGRAGVGHARVEADVERLHTVLDEAQAVSVLPDAPGAYDALHDFVVRVRLQG
- a CDS encoding Rieske (2Fe-2S) protein, producing MTEDVRRRTVLVTGAAVALAVPVTACGSSTTSKGTTSVSLGRTTEIPEGGGRIFKDQKVVVTQPSKGDFKAFSAICTHEGCTVSRVADGTIDCPCHGSRFHIADGSVAHGPAARPLPAKSIRVENNTIKLT
- the aroH gene encoding chorismate mutase, with product MAVRAVRGAVQLERDEAGHMDEQVGALLTAVLERNGLSADDLISIWFTATPDLHSDFPAAAARKLGIVDVPLICAQELDIAGAMPRVVRILAHIETDTPRADINHVYLGAAAALRKDIAQ